From one Drosophila gunungcola strain Sukarami chromosome 2R unlocalized genomic scaffold, Dgunungcola_SK_2 000006F, whole genome shotgun sequence genomic stretch:
- the LOC128255187 gene encoding DNA replication inhibitor plutonium — MGEMNALSFVGQDDIVSLRIICSKARDGKQYSLEEVDSYGNTALLKACYLGRIECALTLLDFGGNIYAINYFGQNALTLASYSGHLPLVKELLRRRSYKDFNMSSMIPALCVAVIEKHTALEEFFTQLDPNGARKAHTVQGLGVEELRRMMKQAERLNKKNASSPRTFLNHRYR, encoded by the exons ATGGGAGAAATGAATG cTCTCAGTTTTGTGGGACAGGATGACATAGTTTCCCTGCGAATAATCTGCAGCAAGGCTCGCGATGGCAAACAGTACAGCCTCGAGGAAGTGGACAGCTATGGGAACACGGCCCTGTTGAAGGCCTGCTACTTGGGACGCATTGAGTGCGCTCTCACGCTTTTGGATTTTGGTGGAAATATTTACGCCATCAATTATTTTGGACAAAATGCTTTAACCCTGGCGAGCTATTCTGGTCACTTGCCCTTGGTTAAGGAGCTATTACGCCGGAGATCCTATAAGGATTTCAATATGTCCTCGATGATTCCGGCACTCTGCGTGGCCGTCATTGAAAAGCATACCGCCCTGGAGGAATTTTTCACTCAATTGGATCCGAATGGTGCTCGAAAAGCACATACAGTGCAAG GTCTGGGAGTTGAAGAGCTGCGGCGAATGATGAAACAGGCAGAACGTTTGAACAAGAAGAATGCGTCCTCGCCTCGGACTTTTTTAAATCATCGTTACCGTTAA
- the LOC128255186 gene encoding proliferating cell nuclear antigen has product MFEARLGQATILKKILDAIKDLLNEATFDCSDSGIQLQAMDNSHVSLVSLTLRSDGFDKFRCDRNLSMGMNLGSMAKILKCANNEDNVTMKAQDNADTVTIMFESANQEKVSDYEMKLMNLDQEHLGIPETDFSCVVRMPAMEFARICRDLAQFSESVVICCTKEGVKFSASGDVGTANIKLAQTGSVDKEEEAVIIEMQEPVTLTFACRYLNAFTKATPLSTQVQLSMCADVPLVVEYAIKDLGHIRYYLAPKIEDNET; this is encoded by the exons ATGTTCGAGGCACGCCTGGGTCAAGCCACCATTCTGAAAAAGATCCTGGACGCCATCAAGGATCTGTTAAATGAGGCCACCTTCGATTGCAGCGACTCCGGCATTCAG CTGCAGGCCATGGACAACTCCCATGTGTCGCTGGTCTCGCTGACCCTGCGGTCCGACGGATTCGACAAGTTCCGCTGCGACCGCAACCTCTCCATGGGCATGAATCTGGGCAGCATGGCCAAGATCCTCAAGTGCGCCAACAACGAGGACAACGTGACGATGAAGGCGCAGGACAACGCCGACACAGTCACCATCATGTTCGAGTCGGCCAACCAGGAGAAGGTCTCCGACTACGAGATGAAGCTGATGAACCTGGACCAGGAGCACCTGGGCATCCCGGAGACGGATTTCTCGTGCGTGGTCCGCATGCCGGCCATGGAGTTCGCCCGCATCTGCCGCGATCTGGCGCAGTTCAGCGAATCCGTAGTCATCTGCTGCACCAAGGAGGGCGTCAAGTTCTCGGCCAGCGGCGATGTGGGCACTGCCAACATCAAGCTGGCCCAAACCGGCTCAGTGgacaaggaggaggaggccgTCATCATCGAGATGCAGGAGCCGGTGACGCTGACCTTTGCCTGTCGCTACCTGAACGCCTTCACAAAGGCCACGCCCCTGTCCACCCAGGTGCAGCTGTCGATGTGCGCAGATGTGCCGCTGGTGGTCGAGTATGCGATCAAGGATCTGGGTCACATCCGCTACTACCTGGCACCCAAGATCGAGGACAATGAGACATAG